The DNA segment CGGGGGAGACGTTCGTCGACCGGATGATCGCGCTGGTCGAGGGCGCCTCCCGGCAGCGGACGCCGAACGAGATCGCGCTCAACATCCTGCTCAGCTCGCTGACCATCGTGTTCCTGCTGGCCGTCGTGACGCTGCAGCCGCTGGCCGTCTACTCGGGGGCACCGCAGTCGATCACCGTGCTCATCGCGCTGGTCGTCTGCCTGATCCCGACCACCATCGGGGCGCTGCTGTCCGCGATCGGCATCGCCGGCATGGACCGGCTGGTGCAGCGCAACGTGCTGGCGATGAGCGGCCGCGCGGTCGAGGCGGCCGGCGACGTGAACACCCTGCTGCTGGACAAGACCGGCACCATCACGCTGGGCAACCGGCAGGCGTCGGAGTTCCTCGCCGTCGGCGGGGTCCCGGAGGGCGAGGTGGCCGACGCCGCGCAGCTCGCCTCGCTGGCCGACGAGACGCCGGAGGGCCGCAGCATCGTCGTCCTGGCGAAGACGGCGTACGGGTTGCGCGAGCGGTCCGTGGCCGACGCGGTGTTCGTGCCGTTCACCGCGCAGACCCGGATGAGCGGGGTGGACCTGCCCGACGGCCGGCAGCTGCGCAAGGGCGCCGCCGGTGCGGTGCTCACCTGGGTGCGCTCGCTGGACGGTCCGGTGCCGCCGGAGGTGGGGTCGGTCGTCGACGACATCTCGGCCGCCGGCGGGACGCCGCTGCTGCTCGCCGAGTCGGTGGGGGAGCGGGCCCGGGTGCTGGGGGTCATCCACCTCAAGGACGTCGTCAAGGCCGGCATGCGCGAGCGGTTCGAGGAGCTGCGCCGGATGGGGATCCGGACGGTGATGATCACCGGCGACAACGAGCGGACCGCGCGGGCGATCGCGGCGGAGGCCGGGATCGACGACGTGCTGGCCGAGGCGACGCCGGAGGACAAGCTTGCGCTGATCGTCCGCGAGCAGGAGGGCGGCCGGCTGGTCGCGATGACCGGGGACGGCACCAACGACGCCCCGGCGCTCGCCCAGGCCGACGTCGGCGTCGCGATGAACACCGGGACGTCGGCGGCCAAGGAGGCCGGCAACATGGTCGACCTCGACTCCGACCCGACGAAGCTGATCGAGATCGTCGAGATCGGCAAGCAGCTGCTGATCACCCGCGGGTCGCTGACCACGTTCTCCATCGCCAACGACCTGGCGAAGTACTTCGCGATCCTGCCGGCCATGTTCGCCGGGGTCTTCCCGGGGCTGGACACGCTCAACGTGATGCGGCTGCACTCGCCGGAGTCGGCGATCCTCTCGGCCGTCGTGTTCAACGCGCTGATCATCGTGGCGCTGGTGCCGCTGGCGCTGCGCGGCGTGCGCTACCGGCCCTCGTCGGCGTCGGCGATGCTGCGCCGCAACCTGCTGGTCTACGGCGTCGGCGGCGTGCTGCTGCCGTTCGCTGGGATCAAGCTCATCGACCTGCTCGTCTCTCTGATCCCCGGGATCGCGTGATGTCCACCCTCCGTTCGGGCCGCCAGCTGGTGGCCGCCGTCCGTGCCCTGCTGCTGGCCACCGTGGTGCTGGGGCTGGTGTACCCGCTGCTGGTCACCGGGTTCGCCCAGCTGGTGGCGCCCGGCCGTGCCGACGGGTCGCTGGTGCGCGTCGACGGTGCCGTCGTCGGGTCGTCGCTGGTCGGCCAGGCGTTCGTCGACGCGGCCGGCGACCCGCTGCCGCAGTACTTCCAGTCGCGGCCCTCGGCGTCGGGCTACGACGGCGCCGCGTCGGGGGGCTCCAACCTGGGGCCGAACTCGGCGGAGCTGGTCGACCTGGTCGCCGAGCGCCGGGCCGCGGTGGCGTCGTTCAACGGCGTCCCGGCCGCCGACGTTCCGGCCGACGCGGTGACCGCGTCGGCGTCCGGTCTCGACCCGGGCATCTCGCCGGCCTACGCGGCGCTCCAGGTCGCCCGGGTGGCGGCCGACCGCGGGGTGCCTGCCGAGCAGGTGACGGCGCTGGTCGGCGGGGCGACGCACGGCCGCGACCTCGGCGTCATCGGCGCGCCCTGGGTCGACGTCCTGGCGCTCAACCTGGCGCTGGACAGGGAGTTCGGCACGGCGGGCTGAGCGGCTCCCGACACGCGGCGCCCGGGAGGGGACCCCTCGCCGGGCGCCGCCGTGGGGGTCTGTATGGTTGTCAACGGCTCGGACACACCAGACCGGGTCGGCAAGGGGCTGTGGCGCAGCTGGTAGCGCACCACACTGGCAGTGTGG comes from the Modestobacter italicus genome and includes:
- the kdpB gene encoding potassium-transporting ATPase subunit KdpB, which gives rise to MTAALDRRPPEVRAPRAPQRATVDWGPALAGAVRKLDPRGLVRQPVVFVVWVGSVFSTVLAVLDPSVFGWLITGWLWLTVLFANVAEAVAEGRGKAQADTLRQARQTTVAVLLDGSERAAADLRPGDRVVVVAGQVVPGDGDVVEGIASVDESAITGESAPVIRESGGDRSAVTGGTTVLSDRIVVEITSKPGETFVDRMIALVEGASRQRTPNEIALNILLSSLTIVFLLAVVTLQPLAVYSGAPQSITVLIALVVCLIPTTIGALLSAIGIAGMDRLVQRNVLAMSGRAVEAAGDVNTLLLDKTGTITLGNRQASEFLAVGGVPEGEVADAAQLASLADETPEGRSIVVLAKTAYGLRERSVADAVFVPFTAQTRMSGVDLPDGRQLRKGAAGAVLTWVRSLDGPVPPEVGSVVDDISAAGGTPLLLAESVGERARVLGVIHLKDVVKAGMRERFEELRRMGIRTVMITGDNERTARAIAAEAGIDDVLAEATPEDKLALIVREQEGGRLVAMTGDGTNDAPALAQADVGVAMNTGTSAAKEAGNMVDLDSDPTKLIEIVEIGKQLLITRGSLTTFSIANDLAKYFAILPAMFAGVFPGLDTLNVMRLHSPESAILSAVVFNALIIVALVPLALRGVRYRPSSASAMLRRNLLVYGVGGVLLPFAGIKLIDLLVSLIPGIA
- the kdpC gene encoding potassium-transporting ATPase subunit KdpC, which translates into the protein MSTLRSGRQLVAAVRALLLATVVLGLVYPLLVTGFAQLVAPGRADGSLVRVDGAVVGSSLVGQAFVDAAGDPLPQYFQSRPSASGYDGAASGGSNLGPNSAELVDLVAERRAAVASFNGVPAADVPADAVTASASGLDPGISPAYAALQVARVAADRGVPAEQVTALVGGATHGRDLGVIGAPWVDVLALNLALDREFGTAG